The Lacrimispora xylanolytica genome has a segment encoding these proteins:
- a CDS encoding TetR/AcrR family transcriptional regulator: MKEAMRDAERSKNKILDSAEQLFATKGYNNTSLVEIGEYSELSRATPTYYFKNKATLYKAVLLRLIDDEREFVKRRDLLESDDIEGRIKDLLCTHIDFIFKRPTYVPLICREALDNNGFLLSTHNFIAVVEQGKELIELARNRGIIVGQDSESILMYSLSITWFPFLQKDLIAKSLNINPFSEGFLQRHKEFVATTFMQSLL; encoded by the coding sequence ATGAAAGAGGCCATGCGAGATGCCGAACGTTCCAAAAACAAGATATTAGACTCCGCGGAACAGTTGTTTGCAACAAAAGGATATAACAATACCAGCCTTGTAGAAATCGGTGAATATTCCGAATTATCAAGAGCTACGCCTACTTATTATTTTAAGAATAAAGCTACGTTATATAAAGCGGTGTTGTTACGGTTGATTGATGATGAAAGAGAATTTGTTAAGCGCAGGGATTTATTAGAAAGTGATGATATCGAGGGGCGTATCAAGGATTTACTCTGTACCCATATAGATTTTATATTTAAAAGGCCGACCTATGTTCCATTGATTTGCAGAGAAGCCCTTGATAACAACGGCTTTCTTTTATCCACACATAATTTTATAGCGGTAGTAGAACAGGGGAAAGAACTGATAGAGCTTGCACGGAATCGAGGAATTATCGTCGGCCAAGATAGTGAAAGCATTTTAATGTATTCTCTTTCCATTACCTGGTTTCCTTTTTTGCAGAAAGATTTGATTGCAAAGTCACTTAACATTAATCCTTTTTCAGAGGGTTTTCTACAAAGACATAAAGAATTTGTTGCAACTACTTTCATGCAGAGTCTATTGTAG
- a CDS encoding carbohydrate ABC transporter permease: MKIRKKIKFLVLSLIAVSQIFPLYWLITFSLKTNGEIFGENIIGLPRYWRWENYQSALTQTKLIQYFLNSVFYSMVTVIIAGLLSAMAAYAIARMKWKLKALVFGVFALGIMIPAQAALLPLFQLLDKTGLKGGYLGLLIPYISGALPMSIMILTGFYKSIPMEIEEAACIDGCGIIRCFATIILPIIKPALATASVFTFLGTWNELMLANTFVDSDRYRTLPVGIMSFAGQYSTDWGLIGAGMVIATLPTIVIYFMLSNQIQDSLVAGAVKG, translated from the coding sequence ATGAAAATCAGAAAAAAAATTAAATTTTTGGTGCTGAGCCTGATTGCGGTCTCTCAGATTTTCCCTTTGTACTGGCTGATTACTTTCTCTTTAAAGACAAACGGAGAGATTTTTGGAGAAAATATCATCGGACTTCCAAGGTACTGGAGGTGGGAAAATTACCAGTCCGCCTTGACTCAGACCAAACTGATCCAGTATTTCTTAAATTCCGTGTTCTATTCCATGGTCACCGTCATCATTGCCGGTCTGTTGTCAGCCATGGCCGCCTATGCCATTGCCAGAATGAAATGGAAGTTAAAAGCCCTGGTATTCGGTGTGTTTGCCCTGGGAATCATGATTCCGGCCCAGGCCGCACTGCTTCCCCTGTTTCAGCTTCTGGATAAGACGGGACTAAAGGGAGGTTATCTTGGGCTTTTGATTCCTTATATCTCTGGTGCTCTTCCCATGAGCATTATGATTCTGACCGGATTTTATAAAAGCATTCCAATGGAGATTGAGGAGGCGGCCTGCATTGATGGCTGTGGGATTATCCGCTGCTTTGCAACCATAATCCTTCCCATTATAAAGCCTGCTCTTGCAACGGCATCTGTTTTTACCTTTTTAGGAACCTGGAATGAACTGATGCTGGCCAACACCTTTGTAGACAGCGACCGTTACCGGACCCTGCCGGTAGGTATCATGTCCTTTGCCGGACAGTATTCCACGGATTGGGGACTCATTGGTGCTGGTATGGTGATTGCAACGTTGCCAACCATTGTCATTTACTTTATGCTGAGCAATCAGATTCAGGATAGTCTGGTAGCAGGCGCGGTGAAAGGATAA
- a CDS encoding fructose-1,6-bisphosphatase, with the protein MRDLAYLKLMSREYPTIKAASSEIINLTAIQGLPKGTEYFFSDLHGEHEAFIHLLRSASGIIREKITETFSHIMPEKEEVELANLIYYPEKVLNQLECLEAADDEWQRVTIYRLVQICKMVSSKYTRSKVRKKMPAEFAYVIDELLHVDYNDDNKRVYYSEIIRSIIDIEVGDKFIVALCELIKNLTIDSLHIIGDIFDRGPRADIIMNELLHFHDVDIQWGNHDISWMGAATGNLACICNVLRIAISYNSFDVLEDGYGINLRPLSMFAARVYKEDPCERFFPMTLDENIYDAVDPILAAKMHKAITVIQFKVEGQIIKRHPEYEMNDRILMEAIDFKQGTVTVEGKEYPMVDTFFPTVDPEHPLELNKEEEELLRVLQLSFLHNGLLHKHVRFLYSHGSMYKCSNSNLLYHGCIPMKEDGSFEELMVDGKAYCGKALMDYLDQKVQNAYFMPEDSPEGADARDFMWYLWCGAKSPVYGKGKMTTFEHYFIDDPQTYKEPMNPYYRLSVKEEYCDKILEEFGLSIEGSHIINGHVPVKIKEGESPVKAGGKLFLIDGGLSKAYQSKTGIAGYTLIYNSNHLALAEHKPFNREQESTPKVSVVEHVKHRVMVADTDKGAELAGRISDLKELVAAYREGILKENVE; encoded by the coding sequence ATGAGAGATTTGGCATATCTGAAACTGATGTCAAGGGAATACCCGACGATTAAAGCGGCATCCAGTGAGATCATTAACCTGACAGCTATTCAGGGCCTGCCTAAGGGTACGGAATATTTTTTCAGTGATTTACATGGTGAGCATGAAGCTTTTATCCATTTGTTACGAAGTGCATCCGGAATCATCCGGGAGAAGATTACAGAGACTTTTAGCCACATCATGCCGGAAAAAGAGGAAGTGGAACTGGCAAACTTAATTTATTATCCGGAGAAGGTGCTTAATCAGCTGGAATGTCTGGAAGCGGCAGACGATGAGTGGCAGAGAGTGACCATATACCGTCTGGTACAGATATGTAAGATGGTATCATCCAAATATACAAGATCCAAGGTAAGAAAGAAGATGCCTGCGGAATTTGCCTATGTCATCGATGAACTCCTTCATGTGGATTATAATGATGATAATAAACGTGTATACTATAGTGAAATCATACGTTCCATCATAGATATTGAGGTGGGAGACAAGTTCATTGTCGCCCTGTGTGAACTGATTAAGAATTTAACCATTGACAGCCTTCACATCATCGGGGATATCTTCGACCGGGGACCAAGGGCGGATATTATAATGAATGAACTTCTTCATTTCCACGATGTGGATATCCAGTGGGGAAACCACGATATCTCCTGGATGGGAGCCGCTACCGGCAATCTGGCCTGCATCTGCAATGTGCTTAGGATTGCCATCAGCTACAACAGCTTTGATGTCTTAGAGGATGGATATGGAATTAATTTAAGGCCTTTATCCATGTTTGCAGCCAGAGTTTATAAGGAAGATCCCTGTGAGCGGTTCTTCCCTATGACGCTTGATGAAAACATATATGACGCAGTAGATCCCATTCTGGCAGCTAAGATGCACAAGGCCATAACAGTCATTCAGTTCAAGGTGGAGGGGCAAATCATAAAGCGCCACCCGGAATATGAGATGAATGACAGAATATTAATGGAAGCCATTGATTTTAAACAGGGAACGGTAACCGTTGAAGGGAAGGAGTATCCCATGGTGGATACCTTCTTCCCTACGGTGGACCCGGAGCATCCACTGGAGCTTAATAAAGAAGAGGAAGAGCTTCTTCGGGTCTTACAACTGTCCTTTCTTCATAACGGACTGCTTCATAAGCATGTGCGCTTCCTTTATTCCCATGGAAGCATGTACAAGTGCTCCAATTCAAACCTTCTTTATCATGGCTGCATCCCCATGAAGGAAGACGGTTCCTTTGAGGAACTGATGGTAGATGGTAAGGCCTACTGTGGGAAAGCTCTTATGGATTACTTAGACCAAAAGGTACAAAACGCCTATTTCATGCCTGAGGACTCGCCGGAAGGAGCCGATGCCAGAGACTTTATGTGGTATCTATGGTGCGGTGCCAAGTCACCGGTCTATGGAAAAGGTAAGATGACTACCTTTGAGCATTATTTCATCGATGATCCCCAGACCTATAAGGAACCCATGAATCCATATTACCGTCTAAGCGTGAAAGAGGAGTACTGCGATAAGATTCTGGAGGAATTTGGACTGTCCATAGAGGGCTCTCATATCATCAACGGTCACGTTCCAGTTAAAATTAAGGAAGGGGAATCCCCGGTGAAGGCAGGTGGAAAACTGTTTTTAATTGACGGTGGACTTTCCAAAGCCTATCAGTCAAAGACTGGCATTGCCGGTTATACACTTATTTATAATTCCAATCACTTGGCTTTAGCAGAGCATAAACCATTTAACAGAGAACAGGAAAGCACTCCAAAAGTATCCGTCGTAGAACACGTAAAACACCGGGTCATGGTGGCTGATACAGATAAGGGAGCAGAGCTTGCCGGACGGATATCAGATTTAAAAGAACTGGTGGCAGCATACCGGGAAGGCATTCTCAAGGAAAATGTAGAATAG
- a CDS encoding DUF2834 domain-containing protein has translation MKKVFIGFSVLGTIIPFTIFVPWLLTNGLDVSLFVREWFSTPISKFFAADFIITWLAWLLFLLADHKKNDIKLWWIPFVGNFCIGLSFSVPFYLFLREDKRR, from the coding sequence ATGAAAAAAGTTTTTATAGGATTCTCAGTTCTTGGCACAATCATTCCATTTACTATCTTTGTTCCGTGGTTGCTTACCAATGGTTTAGATGTATCACTCTTTGTTCGCGAATGGTTCTCCACACCAATCTCAAAATTCTTTGCTGCGGATTTTATTATTACATGGTTGGCCTGGTTACTGTTCCTATTAGCTGACCATAAGAAAAATGACATTAAATTATGGTGGATTCCTTTCGTGGGTAACTTCTGCATAGGGTTATCATTTTCGGTACCATTTTATCTGTTTTTGCGCGAGGACAAAAGACGATGA
- a CDS encoding carbohydrate ABC transporter permease, with protein sequence MNNMLGKKRNVACFVLPALILFVSFSIIPLIISGIYSFFQYDGIGKMNFIGLGNYIRMFLEDRHFIKAVTNSLILVGASLLIQLPISLILAMVLARGVKGEQFFRTVYFLPVVISSMVIGQLWMKMFNSDYGLLNGLIRAMGYSKFNYSWLSNPETAFLSTVVPAVWQYIGYHMLIFYAGIKSISPDYYEAAQIDGASKWQVNTKITLPLLAPVVKTCVIFSITGSLRAFDLIYVMTGGGPNHASEVPATLMYNNLFRKGLYGYGSAQAFFIVVECLIFTFIVSRLFKKAEENASAI encoded by the coding sequence ATGAACAACATGTTAGGGAAAAAAAGAAATGTAGCCTGCTTTGTGCTGCCTGCCCTTATTTTATTTGTCAGTTTCAGTATCATTCCCCTGATTATTTCCGGGATCTACAGCTTCTTTCAATACGATGGGATCGGCAAGATGAATTTCATTGGACTTGGAAATTATATCAGGATGTTTTTAGAGGACCGTCATTTCATCAAAGCAGTGACCAACTCCCTTATCTTAGTAGGAGCGTCCCTGCTGATACAGCTTCCCATTTCCCTGATTCTTGCAATGGTTTTGGCAAGAGGAGTGAAGGGCGAACAATTTTTCCGAACGGTCTATTTTCTCCCGGTGGTAATATCCAGTATGGTCATCGGTCAGCTTTGGATGAAGATGTTCAACAGCGATTACGGACTTTTAAATGGACTCATTCGTGCCATGGGATATTCTAAATTTAATTATTCCTGGCTCTCAAACCCGGAGACTGCCTTTCTTTCCACCGTGGTCCCGGCAGTGTGGCAATACATCGGCTACCATATGCTTATTTTCTACGCAGGAATCAAATCCATCTCTCCGGACTATTATGAGGCGGCCCAGATCGACGGCGCCAGCAAATGGCAGGTGAATACAAAAATCACCCTTCCCCTTCTGGCTCCGGTGGTAAAGACCTGTGTCATCTTTTCCATTACCGGTTCCTTACGTGCCTTTGATTTAATCTATGTTATGACAGGAGGCGGTCCAAACCATGCAAGTGAAGTGCCGGCAACCCTTATGTACAACAATTTATTCCGAAAAGGGCTGTATGGCTATGGAAGTGCCCAGGCATTTTTCATCGTAGTGGAGTGCCTTATTTTCACCTTTATTGTGAGCCGGCTGTTTAAAAAAGCAGAAGAAAATGCTTCAGCCATATAA
- a CDS encoding iron-containing alcohol dehydrogenase: MNNFEYCVPTRVLFGRDTHRQVGTVIKEYGYKKVLVHFGGGSVKKSGLLDQVTDSLKEQGIDFVLFGGVKPNPTLSLAMEGMELCRKEGIDFILAIGGGSVLDSAKCIADGALNPETDPWKYFLKEAAPKKALPHGNILTLSASGSETSLSCVITNEDGNYKRGFNSPTHRPLFAILNPELTYSVNKFQTGCGTVDIMMHTLERYLGGNTKDTPLTDRIAEGLLISVMEAGAVADKYPQDYEARATLMWAGSLSHNDLTGLGREYMMQVHQLEHELSGLYPCIAHGAGLSALFCSWARYVCEKDPMRFAQLAVRVMKVEMDFEAPLKTALKGIDRLEEFFVSLGMPVSLRELDDAVREDDFELMAEKCSFYGTRSLPGIMTLGKQEMMEIYRKAY, translated from the coding sequence ATGAATAATTTTGAATATTGCGTACCCACAAGAGTGCTGTTTGGCCGGGATACCCATAGGCAGGTAGGAACGGTCATAAAAGAATATGGTTATAAAAAAGTACTGGTCCATTTCGGCGGCGGAAGTGTGAAAAAGAGCGGTCTTCTTGATCAGGTGACAGACTCCTTAAAGGAACAGGGAATTGACTTTGTTTTGTTTGGTGGAGTGAAACCAAATCCCACCCTCTCCCTGGCTATGGAAGGTATGGAGCTTTGCAGAAAAGAAGGAATCGACTTTATACTCGCCATTGGAGGCGGAAGTGTACTGGATTCTGCCAAGTGCATCGCTGACGGTGCCTTAAATCCTGAAACAGACCCATGGAAATACTTCTTAAAGGAAGCAGCGCCTAAAAAGGCCCTTCCTCATGGAAATATACTGACCCTTTCTGCTTCTGGAAGTGAGACAAGCTTATCCTGCGTCATTACCAATGAAGATGGAAATTATAAGAGAGGCTTTAACAGTCCGACACACCGCCCTCTCTTTGCTATTTTAAATCCGGAGCTGACATATTCCGTGAATAAGTTCCAGACCGGATGTGGTACCGTAGATATTATGATGCATACTTTGGAACGGTATCTGGGCGGCAATACAAAGGATACTCCATTGACGGACCGGATTGCAGAAGGACTTCTTATTTCTGTCATGGAGGCAGGAGCTGTTGCAGATAAATATCCACAGGATTATGAGGCAAGAGCCACTCTTATGTGGGCAGGAAGCCTTTCGCACAATGACCTTACCGGCCTTGGCAGAGAATATATGATGCAGGTCCATCAATTAGAGCATGAGCTCTCCGGCCTGTATCCCTGTATCGCTCATGGGGCTGGATTATCTGCCTTATTCTGTTCCTGGGCCAGATACGTATGTGAAAAGGATCCCATGAGATTTGCTCAGCTGGCTGTCCGGGTGATGAAGGTTGAGATGGATTTTGAGGCACCTTTAAAAACGGCATTAAAAGGAATCGACCGTCTGGAAGAGTTCTTTGTAAGCCTTGGGATGCCGGTCAGCTTAAGAGAGCTTGATGATGCTGTAAGGGAAGATGATTTTGAATTGATGGCAGAAAAATGTTCCTTTTACGGAACCAGGAGTTTACCTGGAATCATGACTCTTGGAAAACAGGAAATGATGGAGATATACCGAAAGGCATATTAA
- a CDS encoding MBL fold metallo-hydrolase — translation MEQLYIFGTGNAAVSKCYNTCFAIKKEDEYFMIDAGGGNGILGILNSMNVELSHIHHLFVSHEHTDHILGVVWMVRFIGTRMKSNQYEGDFMIYCHKRLVSVIDTLCRLTLQGKFYELIGKRIHLTGVDDGETRTILGNQVTFFDIHSTKAEQYGFSTVLQNGKTLTFCGDEPLNSACLPYAKNCGWLLHEAFCLYEERERFKPYEKHHSTVKDACELAQELNAENLILWHTEDSDILHRKERYGKEGAPHYNGRLFIPDDKEILPLTP, via the coding sequence ATGGAACAATTATATATTTTCGGTACAGGTAATGCTGCCGTGTCTAAGTGCTATAATACGTGTTTTGCCATAAAAAAAGAGGATGAGTACTTTATGATCGATGCCGGAGGCGGCAACGGTATCCTTGGAATCTTAAATAGTATGAATGTAGAACTCTCCCATATCCACCATTTGTTTGTGAGCCACGAGCACACAGACCACATTCTTGGCGTGGTCTGGATGGTTCGTTTTATCGGCACCCGAATGAAGTCCAATCAGTACGAAGGGGACTTTATGATCTATTGCCATAAACGTCTGGTATCTGTAATTGATACCCTATGCCGTTTGACCTTACAGGGGAAATTTTATGAACTGATCGGAAAAAGAATCCACCTCACAGGGGTTGATGATGGGGAAACAAGAACGATTCTTGGAAACCAGGTGACCTTTTTTGATATCCATTCAACAAAGGCAGAGCAATACGGATTTTCCACTGTCCTACAAAATGGAAAGACTCTCACCTTCTGCGGGGACGAGCCTTTAAATAGCGCCTGCCTCCCTTATGCAAAAAACTGCGGCTGGCTCTTACATGAGGCATTTTGCTTATATGAAGAAAGGGAACGTTTTAAGCCTTATGAAAAGCATCACAGCACGGTAAAGGATGCCTGTGAACTGGCTCAGGAATTAAATGCAGAAAATTTAATTTTATGGCATACGGAGGACTCTGATATTTTACATCGGAAGGAACGATACGGAAAAGAAGGGGCGCCTCATTATAATGGCAGGCTTTTTATTCCAGATGATAAGGAAATCCTTCCTCTGACGCCTTAA
- a CDS encoding M23 family metallopeptidase, with translation MNPFKKFLTYSQITKHHMIIYIEVIILTFLLVSLFFISPVRSLSFPVINQDGKATASEPKKYIKWVDFGVTARAMQEAFRYDVNTCQSEIHLNWVDLLAYLGGKYGGDFSKYSTKDLDALAEQLLAGKTMAELTEKMKYYNYYREAYGAVLDGLVGVYEIQIPSANAPLYATPALLPDGSVDPDKVWVKKYGLKGFSPIAKGYPYNDFDDFGVARSYGFKRQHLGHDLMGQVGTPVIAVESGYVEAIGWNQYGGWRLGIRSFDGKRYYYYAHLRKNYPYHKSLKQGSIVTAGDVIGYLGRTGYSRTENTNNINQSHLHFGLQLIFDESQKEGNNEIWISCYELTKFLSMNRSEALKDQATKEYDRIYDMKDPGIPDHFVPPEPVAEEKE, from the coding sequence ATGAACCCATTCAAAAAATTCTTAACCTATTCCCAGATAACAAAGCATCATATGATTATATACATAGAAGTCATAATTCTGACCTTTCTTTTAGTATCTCTTTTTTTCATCTCTCCTGTAAGAAGTCTTTCCTTTCCCGTAATCAATCAGGACGGAAAAGCAACTGCTTCAGAACCGAAAAAATATATTAAGTGGGTGGATTTTGGTGTCACGGCAAGAGCCATGCAGGAAGCCTTCCGCTATGACGTTAACACCTGTCAGTCTGAGATTCATTTAAACTGGGTGGATCTTCTCGCTTATCTGGGTGGAAAGTACGGTGGGGACTTTTCAAAGTATTCCACCAAGGACTTAGATGCACTGGCGGAACAGCTTTTAGCTGGAAAGACCATGGCGGAGCTGACAGAGAAGATGAAGTATTATAATTATTATAGAGAAGCTTATGGCGCTGTTTTAGATGGCCTTGTAGGGGTTTATGAGATTCAGATTCCTTCTGCCAATGCACCCCTATATGCGACTCCTGCTCTTTTACCTGACGGATCCGTTGACCCGGATAAGGTTTGGGTGAAAAAATATGGACTCAAAGGCTTTTCGCCCATTGCCAAAGGATATCCTTATAATGACTTTGATGACTTTGGCGTTGCCAGATCCTATGGATTTAAAAGGCAGCATCTGGGCCATGATCTAATGGGTCAGGTAGGGACTCCTGTGATTGCCGTGGAAAGCGGATATGTGGAGGCCATTGGCTGGAACCAATACGGGGGCTGGCGTCTTGGCATCCGAAGCTTTGACGGGAAACGGTATTATTATTACGCTCATTTGAGAAAAAATTATCCTTATCATAAATCATTAAAACAGGGAAGTATTGTAACTGCCGGTGATGTCATTGGATATCTGGGGCGTACCGGCTACAGCCGGACAGAAAACACCAATAACATCAATCAGTCCCACCTTCATTTTGGCCTTCAGCTTATTTTTGATGAGTCACAGAAGGAAGGGAACAATGAAATCTGGATCAGCTGCTATGAACTGACCAAGTTTTTATCCATGAACCGGTCAGAGGCACTGAAAGATCAGGCGACCAAAGAATATGACAGAATTTATGATATGAAAGACCCCGGGATCCCAGATCATTTTGTACCGCCGGAGCCGGTGGCTGAGGAAAAAGAATAA